A single Triticum dicoccoides isolate Atlit2015 ecotype Zavitan chromosome 2A, WEW_v2.0, whole genome shotgun sequence DNA region contains:
- the LOC119359529 gene encoding U-box domain-containing protein 26-like, with protein MSVPHLFRCPISLDIFTDPVTLCTGQTYDRQCIERWLADGHRTCPVTMQALGDGDTTVLVPNRTLRHLIERWLSAATDHSLPESADDDPSLAALKRCLQSDATSAAAKIGALKKVLALASESDVGRACMLQLGFLSVLLPLVFHAAPAAPAERHAEAEELALQCALSLMPSNAAAPQLDCLNMLKKEEHLASFVRLLGRGSGRAKAGLCRLLETVATAAATRDLALVVAASPRVWQALLPLLQQHAGPAPDARASEAAVRAIAAVCAAEPARGSAIHHGAVGALFRHLSWWAYVKGGGAVSSALAAVEALAETEAGRRAVAHAPGATRILVRHVFMMSSSNDGSEHAAAALLAVCRESRAARSEAVGAGVVTQLLLLLQSQCGARAKAKARALLKLLKSR; from the coding sequence ATGAGCGTGCCGCACCTGTTCCGGTGTCCGATCAGCCTGGACATCTTCACGGACCCGGTGACGCTGTGCACGGGGCAGACGTACGACCGCCAGTGCATCGAGCGGTGGCTCGCCGACGGCCACCGCACCTGCCCCGTCACAATGCAGGCCCTCGGCGACGGCGACACCACCGTGCTAGTGCCCAACCGCACCCTGCGCCACCTCATCGAGCGCTGGCTCTCCGCCGCCACCGACCACAGCCTCCCGGAGTCGGCGGACGACGATCCGTCGCTCGCGGCGCTCAAGCGGTGCCTCCAGTCcgacgccacctccgccgccgccaagATCGGCGCGCTCAAGAAGGTCTTGGCGCTGGCGTCCGAGTCCGACGTCGGCCGCGCGTGCATGCTGCAGCTGGGGTTCCTGAGCGTGCTACTGCCGCTCGTCTTCCACGCCGCGCCGGCCGCGCCAGCGGAGCGCCACGCGGAGGCGGAGGAGCTCGCGCTGCAGTGCGCGCTCAGCCTCATGCCGTCGAACGCCGCTGCGCCGCAGCTCGACTGCCTCAACATGCTCAAGAAGGAGGAACACCTGGCGTCCTTCGTCCGGCTGCTGGGGCGAGGCAGCGGCCGGGCCAAGGCAGGCCTGTGCCGCCTCCTGGAGACCGTCGCCACGGCCGCGGCGACCCGGGACCTGGCGCTCGTCGTGGCCGCCTCGCCGCGCGTGTGGCAGGCGCTCCTGCCGCTCCTGCAGCAGCACGCCGGCCCGGCCCCCGACGCGCGCGCCTCGGAGGCCGCGGTGCGCGCGATCGCCGCGGTCTGCGCGGCCGAGCCGGCGCGTGGCAGCGCCATCCACCACGGCGCGGTCGGCGCGCTCTTCAGGCACCTGTCGTGGTGGGCGTACGTCAAGGGCGGCGGGGCCGTGTCCAGCGcgctggcggcggtggaggcgcTGGCGGAGACGGAGGCCGGGCGCAGGGCGGTGGCGCACGCGCCCGGCGCAACGCGCATTCTCGTGAGGCACGTGTTCATGATGTCGTCGAGCAACGACGGGAGCGAGCACGCGGCGGCGGCGCTGCTGGCCGTGTGCAGGGAGTCGCGGGCGGCGCGGAGCGAGGCGGTGGGCGCCGGGGTGGTGacgcagctgctgctgctgctccagagcCAGTGCGGCGCCAGGGCTAAGGCCAAGGCGAGGGCGCTGCTGAAGCTGCTCAAATCCAGGTGA